From the Octopus sinensis linkage group LG28, ASM634580v1, whole genome shotgun sequence genome, one window contains:
- the LOC115225752 gene encoding 1-deoxyxylulose-5-phosphate synthase YajO-like gives MVLNVDYNYLGSSGMKVSNICFGTMTFGSTTERTNRPGQLDPTGSYQLLDHFAECGGNFIDTADVYTDRQSETIVGNWLSSKERSRYVIATKVRFNNNPKDPTDVNAVGLSRKHIVAGLEKSLECLQTNYVDLYQAHCWDSGTPIKETLLTFHDLQRAGKIHHIGVSNFCGWQLQKTVDLANHIGMSSILTLQQQYSLMERNAEFEEFQVCQNDGISILPWSPLKGGFLSGKFKRTEAPSAETRIGYTALDEKNRTLEIQPGWSALQSRDDVWLLLDAMTKIAQNHNKSVAQVAIRWLLQRKMVASVIFGAKTMNQLDDNIGASSGWELTCEEMETLNDLSAPVKKYPHTVNAKFNAMRLK, from the exons acTGAAAGAACTAATCGCCCAGGTCAGTTGGACCCCACAGGTTCATATCAACTCCTTGATCATTTTGCCGAATGTGGTGGCAACTTCATAGACACAGCAGATGTCTACACTGACCGTCAGTCGGAGACAATTGTTGGTAATTGGCTCAGCAg TAAAGAGAGGAGCAGGTATGTTATTGCCACTAAGGTCCGGTTCAACAACAACCCCAAAGATCCGACCGACGTCAACGCTGTTGGACTCAGTCGTAAACACATTGTGGCTGGCTTGGAGAAGAGTCTTGAGTGTCTGCAGACCAATTATGTGGACCTTTATCAG GCTCATTGTTGGGACAGTGGTACACCAATCAAGGAAACCCTTTTGACCTTCCACGATTTACAAAGAGCTGGCAAGATCCATCATATTGGTGTAAGCAATTTCTGTGGCTGGCAGCTACAGAAAACGGTTGATCTGGCCAACCACATCGGTATGTCATCAATTCTTACTCTTCAG CAACAGTACAGTCTCATGGAGAGAAATGCTGAGTTTGAAGAATTCCAAGTGTGCCAAAATGATGGAATATCCATTTTACCGTGGAGTCCCCTGAAAGG tgGTTTCCTCTCTGGTAAATTCAAAAGAACTGAAGCCCCTTCAGCAGAAACAAGGATCGGGTATACAGCTCTGGATGAGAAAAATCGGACTCTTGAAATCCAGCCTGGATGGTCCGCATTACAATCCAGAGACGATGTTTGGCTCCTTCTTGACGCCATGACAAAAATTGCACAAAATCACA aTAAAAGTGTGGCACAAGTTGCCATTCGGTGGCTCCTTCAGAGAAAGATGGTGGCATCAGTTATCTTCGGTGCTAAAACTATGAACCAACTTGATGACAATATTGGGGCTTCCAGTGGCTGGGAACTGACATGTGAAGAG ATGGAGACACTGAATGATTTATCGGCCCCTGTGAAAAAATATCCGCATACCGTCAATGCTAAGTTTAATGCTATGCGCCTGAAGTAA
- the LOC115225755 gene encoding kielin/chordin-like protein isoform X3: MIKLAILTCLFLAAFAAADKCHHKSKTYKTGQMFKDDCNLCFCGANGEVSCTKKFCHPPHAGYSGDVCHHKGQVYKVGEAFKDDCNRCFCGSNNVVGCTKMLCPQHVDYSDSGVCHHKGQVYKAGDSFKDDCNSCFCGVNGMVACTRMLCPPHGHVDYSDSGVCHHKGQVYKAGDSFKDDCNSCFCGVNGMVACTRMLCPPHGHVGCLVNNKLYKQGETFMKDCNKCVCGARGEAVCTMKGCIHGQS; this comes from the exons ATGATTAAGTTAGCCATTCTCACCTGCCTTTTTCTAGCTGCTTTCGCAG CAGCTGATAAATGCCATCACAAAAGCAAAACCTACAAAACTGGCCAAATGTTTAAGGACGACTGCAACCTTTGTTTCTGTGGCGCAAACGGCGAAGTGAGTTGCACCAAGAAATTTTGCCATCCACCTCATGCAG GTTATTCTGGAGATGTTTGCCACCACAAAGGACAAGTCTACAAAGTCGGAGAAGCCTTCAAAGACGACTGCAACAGATGCTTCTGCGGTTCCAACAATGTCGTAGGATGCACCAAGATGCTGTGCCCACAACATGTCG ATTACAGTGACAGTGGTGTGTGTCATCACAAAGGTCAAGTTTACAAAGCTGGAGACAGTTTCAAAGACGACTGCAACTCATGTTTCTGTGGCGTCAATGGTATGGTAGCTTGTACTAGGATGCTGTGTCCACCACATGGTCACGTTG ATTACAGTGACAGTGGTGTGTGTCATCACAAAGGTCAAGTTTACAAAGCTGGAGACAGTTTCAAAGACGACTGCAACTCATGTTTCTGTGGCGTCAATGGTATGGTAGCTTGTACTAGGATGCTGTGTCCACCACATGGTCACGTTG GTTGTCTTGTCAACAACAAATtgtacaaacaaggagagacttTCATGAAAGACtgcaacaaatgtgtgtgtggagcTAGAGGAGAGGCAGTTTGTACAATGAAGGGATGCATTCATGGACAGAGCTAA
- the LOC115225755 gene encoding kielin/chordin-like protein isoform X1 produces MIKLAILTCLFLAAFAAADKCHHKSKTYKTGQMFKDDCNLCFCGANGEVSCTKKFCHPPHAGYSGDVCHHKGQVYKVGEAFKDDCNRCFCGSNNVVGCTKMLCPQHVDYSDSGVCHHKGQVYKAGDSFKDDCNSCFCGVNGMVACTRMLCPPHGHVDYSDSGVCHHKGQVYKAGDSFKDDCNSCFCGVNGMVACTRMLCPPHGHVDYSDSGVCHHKGQVYKAGDSFSDECNKCFCGENGVVGCTKMACIQRGCLVNNKLYKQGETFMKDCNKCVCGARGEAVCTMKGCIHGQS; encoded by the exons ATGATTAAGTTAGCCATTCTCACCTGCCTTTTTCTAGCTGCTTTCGCAG CAGCTGATAAATGCCATCACAAAAGCAAAACCTACAAAACTGGCCAAATGTTTAAGGACGACTGCAACCTTTGTTTCTGTGGCGCAAACGGCGAAGTGAGTTGCACCAAGAAATTTTGCCATCCACCTCATGCAG GTTATTCTGGAGATGTTTGCCACCACAAAGGACAAGTCTACAAAGTCGGAGAAGCCTTCAAAGACGACTGCAACAGATGCTTCTGCGGTTCCAACAATGTCGTAGGATGCACCAAGATGCTGTGCCCACAACATGTCG ATTACAGTGACAGTGGTGTGTGTCATCACAAAGGTCAAGTTTACAAAGCTGGAGACAGTTTCAAAGACGACTGCAACTCATGTTTCTGTGGCGTCAATGGTATGGTAGCTTGTACTAGGATGCTGTGTCCACCACATGGTCACGTTG ATTACAGTGACAGTGGTGTGTGTCATCACAAAGGTCAAGTTTACAAAGCTGGAGACAGTTTCAAAGACGACTGCAACTCATGTTTCTGTGGCGTCAATGGTATGGTAGCTTGTACTAGGATGCTGTGTCCACCACATGGTCACGTTG ATTACAGTGACAGTGGTGTGTGTCATCACAAAGGCCAAGTTTACAAAGCTGGAGACAGTTTCTCAGATGAGTGCAACAAATGTTTCTGTGGAGAGAATGGCGTTGTAGGCTGTACCAAAATGGCCTGCATCCAGCGAG GTTGTCTTGTCAACAACAAATtgtacaaacaaggagagacttTCATGAAAGACtgcaacaaatgtgtgtgtggagcTAGAGGAGAGGCAGTTTGTACAATGAAGGGATGCATTCATGGACAGAGCTAA
- the LOC115225755 gene encoding kielin/chordin-like protein isoform X5 yields MIKLAILTCLFLAAFAAADKCHHKSKTYKTGQMFKDDCNLCFCGANGEVSCTKKFCHPPHAGYSGDVCHHKGQVYKVGEAFKDDCNRCFCGSNNVVGCTKMLCPQHVDYSDSGVCHHKGQVYKAGDSFKDDCNSCFCGVNGMVACTRMLCPPHGHVDYSDSGVCHHKGQVYKAGDSFSDECNKCFCGENGVVGCTKMACIQRGCLVNNKLYKQGETFMKDCNKCVCGARGEAVCTMKGCIHGQS; encoded by the exons ATGATTAAGTTAGCCATTCTCACCTGCCTTTTTCTAGCTGCTTTCGCAG CAGCTGATAAATGCCATCACAAAAGCAAAACCTACAAAACTGGCCAAATGTTTAAGGACGACTGCAACCTTTGTTTCTGTGGCGCAAACGGCGAAGTGAGTTGCACCAAGAAATTTTGCCATCCACCTCATGCAG GTTATTCTGGAGATGTTTGCCACCACAAAGGACAAGTCTACAAAGTCGGAGAAGCCTTCAAAGACGACTGCAACAGATGCTTCTGCGGTTCCAACAATGTCGTAGGATGCACCAAGATGCTGTGCCCACAACATGTCG ATTACAGTGACAGTGGTGTGTGTCATCACAAAGGTCAAGTTTACAAAGCTGGAGACAGTTTCAAAGACGACTGCAACTCATGTTTCTGTGGCGTCAATGGTATGGTAGCTTGTACTAGGATGCTGTGTCCACCACATGGTCACGTTG ATTACAGTGACAGTGGTGTGTGTCATCACAAAGGCCAAGTTTACAAAGCTGGAGACAGTTTCTCAGATGAGTGCAACAAATGTTTCTGTGGAGAGAATGGCGTTGTAGGCTGTACCAAAATGGCCTGCATCCAGCGAG GTTGTCTTGTCAACAACAAATtgtacaaacaaggagagacttTCATGAAAGACtgcaacaaatgtgtgtgtggagcTAGAGGAGAGGCAGTTTGTACAATGAAGGGATGCATTCATGGACAGAGCTAA
- the LOC115225755 gene encoding kielin/chordin-like protein isoform X4, whose protein sequence is MIKLAILTCLFLAAFAAADKCHHKSKTYKTGQMFKDDCNLCFCGANGEVSCTKKFCHPPHAGYSGDVCHHKGQVYKVGEAFKDDCNRCFCGVNGMVACTRMLCPPHGHVDYSDSGVCHHKGQVYKAGDSFKDDCNSCFCGVNGMVACTRMLCPPHGHVDYSDSGVCHHKGQVYKAGDSFSDECNKCFCGENGVVGCTKMACIQRGCLVNNKLYKQGETFMKDCNKCVCGARGEAVCTMKGCIHGQS, encoded by the exons ATGATTAAGTTAGCCATTCTCACCTGCCTTTTTCTAGCTGCTTTCGCAG CAGCTGATAAATGCCATCACAAAAGCAAAACCTACAAAACTGGCCAAATGTTTAAGGACGACTGCAACCTTTGTTTCTGTGGCGCAAACGGCGAAGTGAGTTGCACCAAGAAATTTTGCCATCCACCTCATGCAG GTTATTCTGGAGATGTTTGCCACCACAAAGGACAAGTCTACAAAGTCGGAGAAGCCTTCAAAGACGACTGCAACAG ATGTTTCTGTGGCGTCAATGGTATGGTAGCTTGTACTAGGATGCTGTGTCCACCACATGGTCACGTTG ATTACAGTGACAGTGGTGTGTGTCATCACAAAGGTCAAGTTTACAAAGCTGGAGACAGTTTCAAAGACGACTGCAACTCATGTTTCTGTGGCGTCAATGGTATGGTAGCTTGTACTAGGATGCTGTGTCCACCACATGGTCACGTTG ATTACAGTGACAGTGGTGTGTGTCATCACAAAGGCCAAGTTTACAAAGCTGGAGACAGTTTCTCAGATGAGTGCAACAAATGTTTCTGTGGAGAGAATGGCGTTGTAGGCTGTACCAAAATGGCCTGCATCCAGCGAG GTTGTCTTGTCAACAACAAATtgtacaaacaaggagagacttTCATGAAAGACtgcaacaaatgtgtgtgtggagcTAGAGGAGAGGCAGTTTGTACAATGAAGGGATGCATTCATGGACAGAGCTAA
- the LOC115225755 gene encoding kielin/chordin-like protein isoform X2 — translation MIKLAILTCLFLAAFAADKCHHKSKTYKTGQMFKDDCNLCFCGANGEVSCTKKFCHPPHAGYSGDVCHHKGQVYKVGEAFKDDCNRCFCGSNNVVGCTKMLCPQHVDYSDSGVCHHKGQVYKAGDSFKDDCNSCFCGVNGMVACTRMLCPPHGHVDYSDSGVCHHKGQVYKAGDSFKDDCNSCFCGVNGMVACTRMLCPPHGHVDYSDSGVCHHKGQVYKAGDSFSDECNKCFCGENGVVGCTKMACIQRGCLVNNKLYKQGETFMKDCNKCVCGARGEAVCTMKGCIHGQS, via the exons ATGATTAAGTTAGCCATTCTCACCTGCCTTTTTCTAGCTGCTTTCGCAG CTGATAAATGCCATCACAAAAGCAAAACCTACAAAACTGGCCAAATGTTTAAGGACGACTGCAACCTTTGTTTCTGTGGCGCAAACGGCGAAGTGAGTTGCACCAAGAAATTTTGCCATCCACCTCATGCAG GTTATTCTGGAGATGTTTGCCACCACAAAGGACAAGTCTACAAAGTCGGAGAAGCCTTCAAAGACGACTGCAACAGATGCTTCTGCGGTTCCAACAATGTCGTAGGATGCACCAAGATGCTGTGCCCACAACATGTCG ATTACAGTGACAGTGGTGTGTGTCATCACAAAGGTCAAGTTTACAAAGCTGGAGACAGTTTCAAAGACGACTGCAACTCATGTTTCTGTGGCGTCAATGGTATGGTAGCTTGTACTAGGATGCTGTGTCCACCACATGGTCACGTTG ATTACAGTGACAGTGGTGTGTGTCATCACAAAGGTCAAGTTTACAAAGCTGGAGACAGTTTCAAAGACGACTGCAACTCATGTTTCTGTGGCGTCAATGGTATGGTAGCTTGTACTAGGATGCTGTGTCCACCACATGGTCACGTTG ATTACAGTGACAGTGGTGTGTGTCATCACAAAGGCCAAGTTTACAAAGCTGGAGACAGTTTCTCAGATGAGTGCAACAAATGTTTCTGTGGAGAGAATGGCGTTGTAGGCTGTACCAAAATGGCCTGCATCCAGCGAG GTTGTCTTGTCAACAACAAATtgtacaaacaaggagagacttTCATGAAAGACtgcaacaaatgtgtgtgtggagcTAGAGGAGAGGCAGTTTGTACAATGAAGGGATGCATTCATGGACAGAGCTAA